Below is a window of Virgibacillus sp. NKC19-3 DNA.
TGTTGAAAGCGATTACTGTAGGGGGATTATATGAAAATCATTATTGCACCAGACTCATTTAAAGGAAGTCTTACAGCAATAGAAGCAGCACAAGCCATAGATAGAGGAGTGAAAAAAGCCTTTTATGACGCAGAAACAGTGTTACTGCCTGTGGCTGATGGCGGGGAAGGGAGCATGGAAACCCTAGTTTCAGCTACCGATGGGAAAATAAAACATACCCCGGTTATTGGGCCATTAGGCAATAAGGTAGAAGCAGCTTATGGCGTATTGGGGGACGGTAAAACATGCGTGATTGAAATGGCTACAGCATCAGGGTTAAATCTCATTCCTGAAGGAAATCTTTCTCCGTTACAGGCAACTACTTACGGTACTGGACAATTAATAAAACAAGCACTAGATGATGGATTTTCTTCTTTTATTATCGGTGTTGGAGGATCAGCGACAAACGATGGTGGGGCTGGAATGCTGCAAGCTCTAGGTCTACAGCTTTTAAACGAAAACGGGCATGAAATCGGTTACGGTGGCGGTGAACTAAATCGCATGAAGCAAATAGACATGAGATATTTCGATAAACGAATCAAAGACTGCTCCTTTAGGATTGCGTCTGATGTACAAAATCCGCTTACCGGAGTAAATGGAGCTTCCGCTATTTTTGGTCCGCAAAAAGGGGCAACAGCTGCAGAAGTCGCATTGCTGGATGAAAATCTAATGCATTGGGCGAATAAAGTTGAAAAAACAACAGGTATAAAACTACATGACCTTCCAGGTGCC
It encodes the following:
- a CDS encoding glycerate kinase, translated to MKIIIAPDSFKGSLTAIEAAQAIDRGVKKAFYDAETVLLPVADGGEGSMETLVSATDGKIKHTPVIGPLGNKVEAAYGVLGDGKTCVIEMATASGLNLIPEGNLSPLQATTYGTGQLIKQALDDGFSSFIIGVGGSATNDGGAGMLQALGLQLLNENGHEIGYGGGELNRMKQIDMRYFDKRIKDCSFRIASDVQNPLTGVNGASAIFGPQKGATAAEVALLDENLMHWANKVEKTTGIKLHDLPGAGAAGGIGGAFQAFFPGDMKRGIDVVLDYIKLDEKVIDADLVITGEGQIDSQTASGKTPMGVAQAAKKRNVPTIMIAGSIGKGFEVLYDFGVVSANSIINRPMPLEEAIERAEELVEWSAEQVVRSYFFQKLNNNGRLNT